Proteins from one Telopea speciosissima isolate NSW1024214 ecotype Mountain lineage chromosome 1, Tspe_v1, whole genome shotgun sequence genomic window:
- the LOC122661489 gene encoding uncharacterized protein LOC122661489: protein MLRFTGTRLRTAASAGARSNGLAFQSRKRSLVFSKPFRFYGTNAPDVDPVSLQMIKYALDHARSQKSDESYAQGLLVLEQCLSGNLREGTDTSRGMVLLAMSSLLSERGKIDEAIEKLETIQDLSRSSLALRGWLASSLLLYFILIFKICCRHRIRIYRHWVRFLGLVASVELSAICIQKRNGKSYSS from the exons ATGCTTCGCTTCACGGGAACAAGACTCAGAACAGCGGCGTCCGCAGGCGCTCGGAGCAACGGGTTAGCTTTCCAATCTCGGAAACGTTCCCTCGTCTTTTCCAAACCCTTCAGGTTTTACGGAACCAACGCCCCTGATGTCGACCCTGTTTCTCTTCAGATGATCAAATACGCACTCGATCACGCTAGATCTCAGAAATCAG ATGAATCCTACGCACAAGGCCTCCTTGTTCTGGAGCAATGCCTCTCCGGTAACTTACGAGAGGGGACAGATACTTCAAGGGGAATGGTCCTCCTCGCTATGTCCAGCTTATTATCAGAAAG GGGAAAAATCGACGAAGCAATAGAGAAACTGGAGACAATTCAAGATTTGTCCCGATCTTCTTTGGCTCTTAGAGGTTGGTTGGCATCTTCCTTATTGttgtattttatattaataTTCAAAATTTGTTGCCGGCATCGGATAAGGATTTACCGACATTGGGTGAGGTTTTTGGGACTAGTTGCCAGTGTTGAATT gtcagcaatttGTAttcagaaaagaaatggaaaaagttaCAGCAGCTGA